The Henckelia pumila isolate YLH828 chromosome 2, ASM3356847v2, whole genome shotgun sequence genome includes a window with the following:
- the LOC140878490 gene encoding uncharacterized protein, which produces MMQRVETQLGQLANQLSSRAPGSLPSDTMKNPKEVNVIFVQQAVTIKTDEQKVKVEHTPEQVIHSPRKDALAQIPSYAKFLKEILANKRKLTNLGTVTLNEECSALLINKLPPKLQDPESFSIPCAIGSMPFYKTLCDLGASINLMPYSLAKKLGIGVVKPTTMSLKLADRSIKHPKGIVENVLLKVDEFIFPVDFVVLEMDDDRETQLILGLPFLATSRALIDVQKGEFILRFNEKQVVFNMFKNDSSYPKVNDFCLNVDARGTCVGGNVEVQNAVKSSSLKTKELTAISQNPELSVKEPPGLESKSLPSYLKYLTLEDSSIPVIVSSYLASREESKLARLLR; this is translated from the exons ATGATGCAAAGGGTGGAAACTCAGTTGGGACAATTGGCGAACCAGTTATCTTCCCGGGCTCCAGGCTCACTACCTAGTGACACAATGAAGAATCCTAAGGAAGTGAATGTCATCTTTGTGCAACAAGCTGTGACAATCAAGACAGATGAGCAAAAAGTCAAGGTAGAGCATACACCAGAACAAGTCATTCACTCTCCACGCaaag ATGCCCTTGCTCAAATACCGAGTTATGCTAAGTTCTTGAAAGAAATTCTAGCAAATAAAAGGAAGCTAACCAATTTGGGTACCGTGACTTTGAATGAGGAATGTTCGGCATTACTTATAAACAAGCTCCCACCAAAACTTCAAGATCCAgagagtttttctataccttgTGCTATCGGTAGTATGCCATTTTATAAGACTTTATGTGATCTAGGTGCTAGTATCAATTTAATGCCATATTCACTTGCAAAAAAATTGGGTATAGGAGTAGTGAAACCTACCACTATGTCCCTCAAGCTTGCTGATAGATCAATTAAACATCCTAAGGGAATAGTGGAGAATGTTTTGCTTAAAGTTGATGAATTTATCTTTCCTGTAGACTTTGTGGTACTTGAAATGGATGATGATCGTGAAACTCAATTGATATTAGGACTTCCATTCTTGGCAACCAGTAGAGCATTAATTGATGTTCAGAAGGGGGAATTTATACTTAGGTTCAATGAGAAGCAAGTTGTGTTTAATATGTTTAAAAATGATTCCTCTTATCCTAAAGTCAATGATTTTTGTCTGAATGTTGATGCTCGTGGTACATGTGTAGGTGGCAATGTTGAGGTACAAAACGCAGTGAAATCTTCCTCTTTGAAGACGAAAGAATTAACTGCAATCTCGCAAAATCCAGAACTTTCTGTCAAAGAGCCTCCTGGACTTGAATCTAAATCTTTGCCCTCTTATTTGAAATATCTTACGTTGGAAGATTCAAGTATACCTGTAATTGTGTCATCTTATTTGGCAAGTAGGGAAGAATCAAAGCTTGCTAGGCTCTTACGTTAG